Proteins from a genomic interval of Neovison vison isolate M4711 chromosome 4, ASM_NN_V1, whole genome shotgun sequence:
- the CCDC126 gene encoding coiled-coil domain-containing protein 126 — MVFTISRKTMSQKLSLLLLVFGLIWGLMLLHYTFQQPRHQSSVKLREQILDLSKRYVKALAEENKNSDVENGASMAGYADLKRTIAVLLDDILQRLGKLENKVDYIVVNGSATNTTNGTSGNLVPVTTNKRINASGSIR, encoded by the exons ATGGTTTTTACAATCTCAAGGAAAACCATGTCCCAGAAATTGAGTTTACTGTTGCTCGTATTTGGACTCATTTGGGGATTGATGTTACTGCACTATACTTTTCAACAACCAAGACATCAAAGCAGTGTCAAGTTACGTGAACAAATACTAGACTTAAGCAAAAGATATGTTAAAGCTCTAGCAGAGGAAAATAAGAACTCGGATGTTGAGAATGGCGCTTCTATGGCAGGATATG CGGATCTGAAAAGAACAATCGCTGTCCTTTTAGATGACATTTTACAACGCTTGGGAAAGCTGGAGAACAAGGTTGACTATATAGTTGTGAACGGCTCGGCAACCAACACTACCAATGGCACTAGTGGAAACCTGGTGCCAGTCACCacaaataaaaggataaatgCATCTGGCAGCATTAGATAG